A genomic segment from Rubrobacter tropicus encodes:
- a CDS encoding glycine cleavage T C-terminal barrel domain-containing protein: MAVNENPGILQYTRIFKSPYFYGSRRHGVQKYSVYNHHYHPRHYRDPVEEYWQLLEGVTLWDVGGAERQVEITGPDAFEFTNMLTPRDLNKCAVGQCKYAFITNAEGGIINDPVLLRLDENHFWLSLADSDVLLWAQGLAYNSGMNVQIREPDVGPMQVQGPKSKEVMTDLFGEGILDVPYYYMEHHELDGMELVISRTGYSGELGYELYLKNAGRDGLKLWDRVMQAGEPYGLSPIGPCHIRRIEGGILALGCDMWYDTNPYEVGYGYKWMVELEQEQNFVGREALKKVSEEGVSRKLVGVEIGGANLGSYNDGSMIDYFPVLADGERIGKVTSGCYSPRLRKNIGFAMVPVEYGEIGTELTVERPEETVPAVVADRVFFKPEHAEQTLSATSSSKGA, from the coding sequence ATGGCGGTAAACGAGAACCCGGGCATCCTGCAGTACACGAGGATCTTCAAGTCCCCTTACTTCTACGGCTCGCGCCGGCACGGGGTCCAGAAGTACAGCGTCTACAACCACCACTACCACCCGCGCCACTACAGGGACCCGGTGGAGGAGTACTGGCAGCTCCTCGAAGGCGTCACGTTGTGGGACGTGGGGGGGGCGGAGCGGCAGGTCGAGATCACCGGCCCCGACGCCTTCGAATTCACGAACATGCTCACCCCGCGCGACCTCAACAAGTGCGCCGTTGGGCAGTGCAAGTACGCCTTTATCACGAACGCCGAGGGCGGCATCATCAACGACCCGGTCCTCCTGCGACTGGACGAGAACCACTTCTGGCTCTCGCTGGCCGACAGCGACGTGCTCTTGTGGGCCCAGGGCCTCGCCTACAACTCCGGGATGAACGTCCAGATCCGGGAGCCCGACGTCGGCCCGATGCAGGTCCAGGGGCCCAAATCCAAGGAGGTCATGACAGACCTTTTCGGCGAGGGAATCCTCGACGTGCCCTACTACTACATGGAGCACCACGAGCTCGACGGGATGGAGCTCGTCATCTCCCGCACCGGTTACTCCGGGGAGCTCGGTTACGAGCTCTACCTCAAGAACGCCGGCCGCGACGGGCTCAAGCTCTGGGACCGCGTGATGCAGGCCGGCGAGCCGTACGGGCTTTCCCCCATCGGGCCTTGCCACATCCGCAGGATCGAGGGCGGCATCCTCGCCCTCGGTTGCGACATGTGGTACGACACCAACCCCTACGAGGTCGGCTACGGCTACAAGTGGATGGTCGAACTGGAGCAGGAGCAGAACTTCGTGGGCAGGGAGGCGCTCAAGAAGGTCAGCGAGGAGGGCGTCAGCCGCAAGCTTGTGGGTGTGGAGATCGGGGGCGCGAACCTCGGCTCGTACAACGACGGCTCCATGATCGACTACTTCCCCGTGCTTGCGGACGGCGAGAGGATAGGCAAGGTGACCTCCGGTTGCTACTCCCCGCGCCTGCGGAAGAACATCGGTTTCGCCATGGTGCCCGTCGAGTACGGCGAGATCGGCACCGAGCTTACGGTGGAGCGCCCGGAGGAGACGGTCCCGGCCGTCGTGGCCGACCGGGTCTTCTTCAAGCCCGAGCACGCCGAGCAGACGTTGAGCGCCACGAGCTCCAGCAAGGGGGCATAG
- a CDS encoding GcvT family protein translates to MEHSASVVVIGAGIVGCSAAEHLTGLGWRDVVVLDQGPLFEAGGSTSHAPGLVFQTNPSKTMTELAAYGVKRYSGLDVDGEPCFYPVGSIEVAATPERLKDLKRKHGIATSWGVESGLLSPTECAEKSPLLDKDRIYGGLYVPSDGLAKGVRVSEAMAREARGRGAKFYGETEVTGVEVRNGRVRAVETSRGRIETENILSCAGMWGPRVGRMAGAFVPLLTPMQHQYAWTTPVPGLEADSEESDHVILRHQDHSMYFRQEGERYGIGSYRHRSMPVSPEKIGGYEAGETMPSLMPFTPEDFEGPWEESRRLMPALRETQIERGINGLFSFTPDGGSLLGESREARGFWMAEAVWVTHAAGAARMIAEWMTDGAPSIDPSAVDVHRFDEFQRSPSYVLARSSQSFQEVYDIIHPQQPMEEPRPLRTSPFYIRQKELGAYFLEASGWERPQWYGANDSLLAEYEVPEMEEWAGRYWSPIVGAEHLAARERVALFDMASLKKAEVTGPGALRFLQKLNTNQLDRPVGSVTYTLMLDGKAGVRSDITVARLAEDHFQLGLNGPRDIEWMGRHLPDDGSVRVRDISGGTCCVGVWGPYARELVQELSPDDLSNEAFGFFKARRIHVGEVPVVALRVSYVGELGWELYASADLGLRLWDLLYRAGRPLGLIPAGRGAFNGLRLEKGYRSWGADMTTEHDPYEAGLGFAVKPDKGDFVGREALLRRRQEGPRRRLSCLLLDDPNVVVMGGEPVYADGAPVGYVTSAAYGYSIGQSIAYAWLPPALSEEGQKVEVEYFGERHGATVAGEPLFDPAMKRMRG, encoded by the coding sequence GTGGAACACAGTGCGAGCGTGGTGGTCATCGGGGCCGGCATCGTTGGCTGCAGCGCCGCCGAGCACCTGACGGGGCTGGGGTGGCGGGACGTCGTGGTCTTGGACCAGGGCCCGCTTTTCGAGGCGGGCGGTTCGACCTCGCACGCCCCCGGGCTCGTCTTCCAGACCAACCCGTCCAAGACCATGACGGAGCTCGCGGCCTACGGCGTAAAGCGGTACTCGGGGCTGGATGTGGACGGCGAGCCTTGCTTCTATCCCGTCGGAAGCATCGAGGTCGCGGCGACACCGGAGCGCCTGAAAGACCTCAAGAGGAAGCACGGCATCGCGACCTCCTGGGGGGTGGAGTCGGGGTTGCTCTCGCCCACGGAGTGCGCCGAGAAGAGCCCGCTGCTGGACAAGGATAGGATCTACGGCGGCCTCTACGTCCCCTCCGACGGGCTTGCGAAGGGCGTGCGGGTCAGCGAGGCGATGGCCCGCGAGGCCCGGGGCCGGGGCGCGAAGTTCTACGGCGAGACCGAGGTTACTGGGGTAGAGGTTCGCAACGGGCGCGTCAGGGCGGTCGAGACATCGCGCGGTCGCATCGAGACCGAGAACATCTTGAGTTGCGCCGGGATGTGGGGGCCCAGGGTCGGGCGGATGGCGGGGGCCTTCGTGCCGCTCCTGACGCCGATGCAGCACCAGTACGCGTGGACCACGCCCGTGCCTGGGCTGGAGGCGGACTCCGAGGAGTCGGATCACGTCATCCTCAGGCACCAGGACCACTCCATGTACTTCCGGCAGGAGGGGGAGCGGTACGGGATCGGCTCCTACAGGCACCGCTCGATGCCCGTCTCGCCGGAAAAGATCGGGGGGTACGAAGCCGGAGAGACCATGCCCTCGCTCATGCCTTTCACGCCCGAGGACTTCGAGGGGCCGTGGGAGGAGTCGCGGAGGCTGATGCCGGCCCTGCGGGAGACGCAGATAGAGCGGGGCATAAACGGGCTCTTCTCCTTCACGCCCGACGGCGGGTCCCTGCTCGGCGAGTCCAGGGAGGCGCGCGGCTTCTGGATGGCCGAGGCAGTGTGGGTCACCCACGCGGCGGGCGCGGCAAGGATGATCGCGGAGTGGATGACCGACGGCGCCCCGAGCATCGACCCGAGCGCGGTGGACGTCCACCGCTTCGACGAGTTCCAGAGGAGCCCGTCCTACGTGCTCGCGCGCAGCTCGCAGTCCTTCCAGGAGGTCTACGACATCATCCACCCCCAGCAGCCGATGGAGGAGCCGCGTCCCCTCAGGACGAGCCCCTTCTACATCCGCCAGAAGGAGCTCGGCGCGTACTTCCTAGAGGCCTCCGGCTGGGAGCGCCCGCAGTGGTACGGGGCCAACGATTCGCTGCTCGCCGAGTACGAAGTTCCCGAGATGGAGGAGTGGGCCGGGCGCTACTGGTCGCCCATCGTGGGGGCCGAGCACCTCGCCGCCCGCGAGAGGGTCGCCCTCTTCGACATGGCCTCGCTCAAGAAGGCCGAGGTCACGGGACCGGGGGCGCTTCGGTTCCTGCAAAAGCTCAACACAAACCAGCTCGACAGGCCCGTGGGCAGCGTCACCTACACCCTGATGCTCGACGGGAAGGCCGGCGTGAGGAGCGACATCACCGTCGCGCGGCTCGCGGAGGACCACTTCCAGCTAGGCCTCAACGGACCGCGGGACATCGAGTGGATGGGGCGGCACCTGCCGGACGACGGCTCCGTGCGGGTGCGGGACATCTCGGGCGGGACCTGCTGCGTCGGGGTCTGGGGTCCCTACGCCAGAGAGCTCGTGCAGGAGCTCAGCCCCGACGACCTCTCCAACGAGGCGTTCGGGTTCTTCAAGGCCAGGAGGATCCACGTCGGCGAGGTGCCGGTCGTGGCCCTGCGGGTCTCCTACGTCGGCGAGCTCGGGTGGGAGCTCTACGCCTCCGCAGACCTGGGGTTGAGGCTCTGGGATCTCCTCTACCGGGCGGGAAGGCCGCTCGGCCTGATCCCCGCCGGCCGCGGGGCCTTCAACGGCCTGAGGCTCGAGAAAGGCTACCGGTCGTGGGGCGCTGACATGACCACCGAGCACGACCCCTACGAGGCCGGCCTCGGCTTCGCGGTGAAGCCCGACAAGGGCGACTTCGTCGGCAGGGAGGCGCTGCTACGCCGCAGGCAGGAAGGGCCGCGGCGCAGGCTCTCGTGCCTGCTACTCGACGACCCGAACGTCGTGGTCATGGGCGGCGAGCCCGTCTACGCGGACGGGGCGCCGGTCGGTTACGTCACCAGCGCGGCCTACGGGTACTCCATCGGGCAGAGCATCGCCTACGCCTGGCTGCCGCCCGCACTCTCGGAGGAGGGCCAGAAGGTCGAGGTCGAGTACTTCGGCGAACGCCACGGCGCGACGGTGGCCGGGGAGCCGCTCTTCGACCCGGCGATGAAGCGGATGCGCGGCTGA
- a CDS encoding methylenetetrahydrofolate reductase, which translates to MQDRRGALVGALRRPRYEVIPLPGIEDGVVEHVPKHIKITVTASPRKGLEPTLDLAGRLSAEGFAVAPHLSARLIRDGAELGEILARLREVGVRDVFVVAGDAPEPAGEFEGSGALLRAMDEIGHGLDEVGITGYPESHPLISDEVTIQAMFQKEPHATYIASQICFDTRIINEWVLRVRRRGVGLPIYVGMPGAVSMTKLVRISSKIGLGESARFLQKYGNWFWRMFMPGGYSPDALVEGVSLDHPELKVRGFHVYTFNEVEQTEAWRRGALERFGATPREERHEESTV; encoded by the coding sequence ATGCAGGACAGGAGAGGCGCGCTGGTCGGGGCGCTGCGGAGGCCGAGGTACGAGGTGATCCCGCTCCCCGGTATCGAGGACGGGGTCGTCGAGCACGTCCCGAAGCACATCAAGATCACGGTGACGGCCTCGCCCAGGAAGGGCCTCGAACCCACCCTGGACCTTGCCGGGCGACTCTCTGCGGAGGGTTTCGCGGTCGCCCCTCACCTCTCGGCGCGGCTCATCCGGGACGGGGCGGAGCTGGGCGAGATCCTCGCCCGGCTGCGCGAGGTGGGCGTTCGGGACGTCTTCGTGGTGGCCGGCGACGCGCCCGAGCCCGCCGGCGAGTTCGAGGGATCCGGCGCGCTGCTCCGGGCGATGGACGAGATCGGGCACGGTCTCGATGAGGTGGGCATCACCGGATACCCGGAGAGCCATCCGCTTATCAGCGACGAGGTCACCATACAGGCCATGTTCCAGAAGGAGCCCCACGCGACCTACATCGCCAGCCAGATCTGCTTCGATACGAGGATCATCAACGAATGGGTCTTGCGGGTGCGCCGGCGGGGTGTCGGGCTCCCGATCTACGTCGGGATGCCAGGCGCCGTGAGCATGACGAAGCTCGTGCGGATCTCGTCGAAGATAGGCCTCGGCGAGTCGGCCCGCTTCCTGCAGAAGTACGGCAACTGGTTCTGGCGGATGTTTATGCCGGGCGGCTACAGCCCGGACGCCCTGGTCGAGGGCGTCTCTCTGGACCACCCGGAACTCAAGGTGCGCGGTTTCCACGTCTACACGTTCAACGAGGTGGAACAGACCGAGGCGTGGCGACGCGGGGCGCTGGAACGATTCGGGGCGACGCCCCGCGAGGAGAGACACGAGGAGTCCACCGTATGA